Part of the Candidatus Baltobacteraceae bacterium genome is shown below.
AGTTGGCGAAGTACATGATGCCGGCGATGTCGACGTCGGCCCATTGCACCTGCAGGCGCGACTCGAAAACGCGCGTGCCCTCGGGCAGGCTATCGCGAAACTGCGGCATGCACGTACCTCGCCAACGGATCGACTTCGAGGTTCACGCGCGATCCCGCCGGACGCGCGCCGAGCGTCGTGCGCGCCAGCGTTTCGGGAATCAGCGCGATCTCGAACCAGCCCTCACCCGCCGCCGCGACGGTGAGGCTCACACCGTCGACGGCGATGAAGGCTTTCTCAACGATCATCGGCGCGAGTTCCGCCGGCCGCTCGATGCGAATGCGTTCGCCCTGCCCTTCCGGCATGCGGCGAAGCACGGCGGCGGTCGCGTCGACGTGGCCGTAGACGAAGTGGCCGCCCATCCGATCGCCGACGCGCAACGAGTATTCCAGATTCACCGAATCACCGGGACGCAAAGCGCCCAGCGTGCTGCGCGCGATGGTTTCCGGAACCACGTCGAAGGCAATGCGCTCGCCCTCGATGCGCGTCACGGTCAGACACACGCCGTCCACCGCGATCGAATCCTTGACCTCCGGCTTCTCGCGCTGCACGCCGCCGGCCGTCAGCACGAGCGTCGCTCCGCCGTCCGGACGCGGCTCGCTCGCAACGACCTCGCCGCGGTACCCGATCAGTCCACTGAACATCGGGGATCGTCGTTCGCGACGGCGATCACCAATGCTTGCGAAACCACGGCGCCCGCCTCGCGCAGCGCCGCCGCACAGTCCTCCAATGTCGCTCCGGTGGTGCACACGTCGTCGACCAGCGTTACGCTCCGTCCGCGCACCAGCCCGCGATCGCACCAAAAGCGCGCCCGCGCGGCAAGACGCTCGGCACGCGAGCGGCCGCGCTGCGCGTCGTGCCCAAGTGGTTCGATCGCGCAGGCGACCTGCGCGCCGGTTCGCCGCGCGGCCACGCGGGCGATATACTCGACGCCGTCGATGCCGCGCACCGACCGCCGTGCGCGCGTCGTGCGTACCGGCACGAGCAGCATCGGCGCCGAAACCATCGCGGCGAGCCGCTCGCCCAGAGCGCACGCGACGTCGCGGCGGCCATCTTTGAGCGCGAGAACCGCGCGCCGCAACGCGCCCGCGTACTCGCCGAGCGCGTAAACGCGAAGCGACGGGAGCGCGCGCACGAGCAACGGGTTCTCCGGCGAGACGCACCGGGCGCACAAGCCGGTGCCGGGCGCGCGGCAAGCCGCGCATTGCGGCGGAAAGAGCAGATCCAGAACGGCGTGGAACATCCACGCCTTCCATCCCGCGCCCTAGACCGGTTGACAAGACACCTTCTGTAGAACGCCGAGGGCCGCTCTACGAGCGGCCCCGGTGACGCGCAGCCTGATACTACACCAGCGTATCACCGTTTTCTCGGTCACGCAACAATCGTCGCGGGTGGAGAGTGCGAGAATCGAACTCGCGGCGCGCCAGTGTATCAGGCTGCGCGTCGACACCATCGAAACTCCCCACCGCAGCACCTATCACGCCATTGATCCAATCCAGCTAGGGTGCAATGGGGCAATTCTCGCCGTTAATGCTGCGGTTCGGACAACGTAACGTAACGAAAACAGCTTGACCGGCGTCCACTTCGATTCAACCTGTTGCTCGAGCCGGTTCCTCGGCGCTCTAGTCCGGGATTTGCATGTGTTGCTGTGCCGGGCTATTAGCTCAGACTACGGCACGAACGAGAGTGGCTTGCTCGATGTCTCCGCGCCGTCTGCGCAGATAAACTGCGCATAAAGCGGGTCGCCGTTTAAGTCATCCGACGCCGCAGTGGAGTACGGCCGTGGTGCCGCAGAGGCCAGGTCTTCCATTTTATCCCAAACCTGCTCGGCTTCGGACGACTGCGCCGGAGACACGGGACGTGCGATTGCCGCATAGGGATCCTTCGAACGGATAGCACCAGGCGGCGCCAGCGGAGACTTTGGCGCCGTGTTGTAGGCCCACGTTACGCCTTTCAGTCCACCATCCGCACTGCAAGCTGAATCACCGGCATCAGTTATCCGCTTCAGCATTTCCACGTTCACTGCACTTTGGGAAATCACGACGAGTCGCTGTTGCGAATTGCAGCCAACGAGCGCAGCGACACAAACGATCATAGGCCAGGTTCGCATTAAAGTCGCTTCTAATCCCCAATGCTCCACAACGTCGACGTGCTCCTCCTCGAAGCGAAACAACCCTTCTACGCGGCGATATCGCCGTTCAACACGCTGCCGGGTTCGACGCCGTAGTCCTTGCCGATGATCGCGCCGCGCAGCGATGCGCCCGCGCCGATCGTGCTGTCTTCCCACACGATGCTCGCCTCGAGCCGCGCGCCCTCTTCGATCGTGGTTCGATCGCCGATCACCGAGGGTCCGATGATGCGGACGCGTTCGCCGATGCGCACGTTCGCGCCGATCCATACGTTCCGGTCGATGCTCGCGCTGGATGCGATGCGCGCGCTCGGGTCGGCGCCGCGCGCGCGTGTTTCAGGAATGTAAAAGGTGCCATTGACCACGTCGGCGCTGGCGCGGCGGTACTCGTCGGGCGTGCCGATATCGCACCAATACGCGTCGCGCCCGTCGAATCCGTAAAACGGCAGACCGTCTGCGAGCAGTTCGGGAAAGACCTGTTTGCCGAAATCGTAAAACGTGCCGTCCGGAATGCGCGCGAAGATCGCAGGTGAGAACACGTAGATGCCGGTATTGACTAGGTTGCTGCGCTCGGTTCCCGGTGCCGGTTTTTCCTGGAAACCGGTGATACGGCCGTCCTCGCCGGTCACCACCACGCCGTATTGGTCGACGTGTTCGCGTTCCACCAGACCGATCGTCGCGACTGCGCGCGTGCGCTCGTGCATCGCCACGATCGCATCGAGCGGAAGGTCGGTGAGGTCGTCGCAGCCGACGACCACGAACGTCGCCTTGCCGAAGAAGTGCTCCATCGGCTTGAGCGCACCCGCGCTGCCCATCAGCTCGCGTTCGTGCAGATATTCCAAGCGCACGCCGAACGCCGAGCCGTCTCCCAGCGCCTCCGTGATCGCATCGGCGAGATAGTGCACGTTGATCGCGATCTCGTCGTACCCGTACGACTTCAGATAACGGATCAGATGTATCGCATTGGGAACGCCGGCGACCGGAACCAGCGGTTTTGGAACCGTCTTGGTGAGCGGATACAAACGCGTCGAAAGCCCACCGGCCAAGACCATCGCCTTCACTTACTCGCTCGTACCCTTTCCCTCAGGCCGGACACCCAGCCCCTCGAGCAGGATGAGCCAGGCGAAATACGGCAACGCGAGCTGGCGCCGAAAACGATACGGCTCGCGAATCAACCGGTACAGCCATTCGATGCCGAGCCGCCGCCAGAGCATCGGCGCGCGTTTGACGCGCCCGCTGATCACGTCGAACGACCCACCGACCCCGATTCCGACGCCGCATCGCGTAGCGCCGAGATGGCGCGAGAGCCACATTTCCTGGCGCGGCGAGCCCAGTCCCACAAAGAGTATCTGCGCGCCGCTGGTTCGAATCGCTTCGACGATCGCCGGCTCTTCCTCGCTCGAGAAAAAGCCGCTGCGTGTCCCCGCGATGATCAGCCCGGGAAAGCTCACTTCGAGAATCGCGGCGGCGTCGGCCGCCACGCCTTCGGCACCGCCGAAGAGGTAGACGCGCAGCCCCTCGCCGGCGGCGTGTTGGCAAAGCCGTTCCACCAGGTCGACGCCGGTGACGCGCTCGCGAAGCGTTGCACCGTGACGGCGCGCTACCGCGAGGACGCCAACCGTATCGCAGAGCGAAAGCGCACTCGCGTTGACCGCCGCGCGAAACGCCGAATCATGCTGCGCGTGCACGACCATCTCGGTTCCGAGCGTAACGATCTGCGCGCCGGCTCCCTCGCGAGCCAAGCGCAGAATCGCATCCGTCGCCTGAACGCGGTCGAGCAAATCGAGGCGACAACCGAGGATATCGACCGATTCCATTACGGCGCGGTAGTGAGATACGAGGCGACGAGCGGGCGCAAGCGCTCCGCCGCGCCCTCGGGAAGCGCATCGAGCGGCGAGCGGCAGCGTCCCACGCGAAAACCGAGTTCGGCCATAGCCCACTTGATCGGGATCGGGTTGGTGATTGCAAAGAGCGCCTCGAAGAGTTCGAGCAATCCGTTGTGGATCTCCGTTGCGCGAACCGTGTCGCCGCTGCGATACGCGTCGGTCATGTCGCGAAATTCACGCGAACACAGGTGCGAAGCCACACCGACGACGCCGTCGGCGCCCACCGCCAGCGCCGGCAGATACAAGTGATCGTCGCCGCACCAGACCGTAAAGCCCGGCGCCCGGTCGCGCACGATGGTTGCGATTTGCTTGAGGTCGCCGCTGGATTCTTTGACGGCCGCGATGTTGGCATGCCGCCGGCTCAGCTCCAGCAGCGTGGAGGGAAGCATATTGGCTGCGGTACGGCTGGGAATATTGTAGATCGCAACCGGCAGCGGCGTCGCTTCCGCGACGGCGCCGAAATGCTCCAGCATTCCGCCCTGCGTCGGCTTGTTATACGGCGGCACGACGACCAGCAGCGCGTCGGCGCCGGCATCTCGCGCTTCTTTCGCCGCGCGTACGGTCGAACGCGTGTCGCTCGTTCCGACGTTCGCGATCACGCGGGCTTGATCGCGCACACTCTCTTTCACCGCTGCGATCAACTCGCGGCGCTCCGCCGCATCGAGCGTCATGCCCTCGCCGGTCGAGCCGGCAACGACGAGTCCGTCGTTGCCGCGGTCCACCAGCCAGCGTGCGACACGCGCCGCCTCTTTACCGTCGAGTGCGCCGCGTTCGTCGAACGGCGTGATCATCGCCGTCAGGATCGTTCCAAGTCGGCTCATGCTCCTTCTCCCGTCGCGAGATGGAATTGATCGTGCACCGCCGCTTCCGCCCGGGTCACGTCGGCTTCCGGCACGAGGATCGAAATCGTGATGTTGCTGTCGGTGCAGTGAATGATCTCGACGTCGGCGTTGCTGAGCGCAAGCACGCAGC
Proteins encoded:
- a CDS encoding riboflavin synthase; this translates as MFSGLIGYRGEVVASEPRPDGGATLVLTAGGVQREKPEVKDSIAVDGVCLTVTRIEGERIAFDVVPETIARSTLGALRPGDSVNLEYSLRVGDRMGGHFVYGHVDATAAVLRRMPEGQGERIRIERPAELAPMIVEKAFIAVDGVSLTVAAAGEGWFEIALIPETLARTTLGARPAGSRVNLEVDPLARYVHAAVSR
- a CDS encoding NDP-sugar synthase — translated: MVLAGGLSTRLYPLTKTVPKPLVPVAGVPNAIHLIRYLKSYGYDEIAINVHYLADAITEALGDGSAFGVRLEYLHERELMGSAGALKPMEHFFGKATFVVVGCDDLTDLPLDAIVAMHERTRAVATIGLVEREHVDQYGVVVTGEDGRITGFQEKPAPGTERSNLVNTGIYVFSPAIFARIPDGTFYDFGKQVFPELLADGLPFYGFDGRDAYWCDIGTPDEYRRASADVVNGTFYIPETRARGADPSARIASSASIDRNVWIGANVRIGERVRIIGPSVIGDRTTIEEGARLEASIVWEDSTIGAGASLRGAIIGKDYGVEPGSVLNGDIAA
- a CDS encoding WecB/TagA/CpsF family glycosyltransferase — protein: MESVDILGCRLDLLDRVQATDAILRLAREGAGAQIVTLGTEMVVHAQHDSAFRAAVNASALSLCDTVGVLAVARRHGATLRERVTGVDLVERLCQHAAGEGLRVYLFGGAEGVAADAAAILEVSFPGLIIAGTRSGFFSSEEEPAIVEAIRTSGAQILFVGLGSPRQEMWLSRHLGATRCGVGIGVGGSFDVISGRVKRAPMLWRRLGIEWLYRLIREPYRFRRQLALPYFAWLILLEGLGVRPEGKGTSE
- the dapA gene encoding 4-hydroxy-tetrahydrodipicolinate synthase; translation: MSRLGTILTAMITPFDERGALDGKEAARVARWLVDRGNDGLVVAGSTGEGMTLDAAERRELIAAVKESVRDQARVIANVGTSDTRSTVRAAKEARDAGADALLVVVPPYNKPTQGGMLEHFGAVAEATPLPVAIYNIPSRTAANMLPSTLLELSRRHANIAAVKESSGDLKQIATIVRDRAPGFTVWCGDDHLYLPALAVGADGVVGVASHLCSREFRDMTDAYRSGDTVRATEIHNGLLELFEALFAITNPIPIKWAMAELGFRVGRCRSPLDALPEGAAERLRPLVASYLTTAP